The stretch of DNA GGCGGGTTGTTTATCGCCGTGGTCATGTACTTCCCCAACGGCCTGGCGGGGTTGTGGGACAGCCATGGTCGCCAGGCCCTGGCCCGAGTGTTGCGGCGCAAGCCGGTGGTCAAGGCCGAGCCCGCGAAGATCAAGCCCAAGGCTGAAGCCAAGATCCTGGAGACACAGCCATGACCGCCGTCGGTTTTGAAATGAAGAAACCGGTGTTGGCTATCGAAGGCCTCACCGTGTCATTCGATGGCTTCAAGGCTGTCGACAACCTCAACCTGTATATCGACCGCAATGAAGTGCGGGTGGTGATCGGGCCCAACGGCGCCGGCAAAACCACGGTGCTGGATTTGATCTGCGGCAAGACCCGCGCCACCAGTGGCAGCATCCAGTTCGACGGCCAGGAACTGACCAAAATGCGCGAATACAACATCGTGCGCGCCGGGGTAGGGCGCAAGTTCCAGAACCCATCGATCTACGAAAACCTCACGGTGTTTGAAAACCTCGAGATGTCGTATCCGGCCGGGCGCAAGGTGTGGGGCGCGCTGTTTTTCAAGCGTAATGCCCAGGTGATTGCGCGGGTCGAGGAGGTGGCGCGGGAAATCTTCCTCGGCGACTTGTTGCAGCAGCAGGCGGACCTGCTGTCCCACGGGCAAAAGCAGTGGCTGGAGATTGGCATGCTGCTGATGCAAGACCCTGAATTGCTGATGCTCGACGAGCCGGTGGCCGGGATGAGCGTCAACGAGCGGGCGCAAACGGCCGAGTTGCTCAAGCGCATCAGCCAGGGGCGCTCGGTGTTGGTGATCGAGCATGACATGGAGTTCGTCAAGAGCATTGCCCACAAGGTCACGGTGTTGCATCAGGGCAAGGTGCTGGCCGAGGGCAGCATGGAGTCGGTGCAGAGCAATCCGAAAGTCATTGAAGTGTATTTGGGCCACTGAGGAGTCGGGCATGTTCAAGATCGACAAACTGTCGTGTGGGTACGGGCAGAGCCAGATTCTTCACGACCTGGAGTTGGATGTGGCGAAGCGTGAGATCGTCGCGGTGATGGGGCGCAACGGGATGGGCAAGACCACGTTGTTCAAGAGCCTGATGGGTATTTTGCCGCAGTGGCAGGGGCAGGTGAGTGTGGATGGGCATGATGTGTCTGCGCTTGAAACCCATGAGCGGGTGAAGCGGGGGATTGCCTATGTGCCGCAGGGGCGGATGATTTTTCCCAGCATGAGTGTGTTGGAGAATATTCAGACTGGGTTGCCGGCGGCGGCCCGGGGCAGGGTGCCTGAGGATTTGTATGCGCTGTTTCCGGTGCTGTATGACATGCGTTCGCGCAAGGGTGGGAATTTGTCTGGGGGGCAGCAACAGCAGTTGGCGATTGCCCGGGCGTT from Pseudomonas sp. NC02 encodes:
- the urtD gene encoding urea ABC transporter ATP-binding protein UrtD, with product MTAVGFEMKKPVLAIEGLTVSFDGFKAVDNLNLYIDRNEVRVVIGPNGAGKTTVLDLICGKTRATSGSIQFDGQELTKMREYNIVRAGVGRKFQNPSIYENLTVFENLEMSYPAGRKVWGALFFKRNAQVIARVEEVAREIFLGDLLQQQADLLSHGQKQWLEIGMLLMQDPELLMLDEPVAGMSVNERAQTAELLKRISQGRSVLVIEHDMEFVKSIAHKVTVLHQGKVLAEGSMESVQSNPKVIEVYLGH
- the urtE gene encoding urea ABC transporter ATP-binding subunit UrtE yields the protein MFKIDKLSCGYGQSQILHDLELDVAKREIVAVMGRNGMGKTTLFKSLMGILPQWQGQVSVDGHDVSALETHERVKRGIAYVPQGRMIFPSMSVLENIQTGLPAAARGRVPEDLYALFPVLYDMRSRKGGNLSGGQQQQLAIARALATNPKVLLLDEPTEGIQPSIIKDIARTLKEIRNLRDLTIVVSEQVLSFTLEIADRFLVIEKGRFVIEETRDRVDEATISRYLSV